GGTGACCGGCAGGTCGACCGGTTCGTCGCCGGGCGTCAGCGCGAACCCGCTGGGCAGCACCGGCACCAGGTTCGGCGGCATCGGCTGGGGTTCGGGTTCGGGTTCCGGCTCGGGCTCGGGTTCGGGTTCGGGTTCGGCGGCCGGTTCGGCAGCCGGTTCGGCAGCCGGTTCGGCAGCCGGCTCAGCGGTCGGCGGGGGAGTCGGTTCGGTGGTCGGGGCGGGAGTGGGTTCCGGTGTGGTCTCCGGGGCCGGCGGCACGGGTGCGTTCGACGGGCTCGGCGCGACCTGCGCCGTCGTCATCGGAGCGGTCCGCGCGGCGGGCGCCTCCTGCTCGTCGCCGGACGCCAGGCCGATCACCACCGCGACCACCAGGGCGGCCACCGAGGCGGCGGCGCCGAGGAACTGGCGCGGCACGGACGAGGCAGCGCCGGCGGCACCTCCCGCTCCTGCCACCGCGGCCACCGCGGCGGCCTTGGCGGTGCCCGCGCCGGCGGCGGCCAGGTAGCCGGTCGTGCCGACTCCCAGCACCAGCGGCGCGATGATGCCGCGCAGCGCCCCGTTGACGTCGGCCAGTTCGGCGGCCAGCGCGCGGCAGCCGCTGGTGCACTCGTCCAGGTGCGCCTCGACCTGCGTGGTCTCCCGCTTGGACAACCCGCCGCGGGTCCACGCGCCCAGCTTGTCGACGGTCGCGCGGCAGCGCTCGGCCTGCGTCTCGGCCAGGTGCACCTGCAGGTAAGCCTGCTTCAGCCCCTCACGGGCCCGGTACGCGAGCGCGGACACGCCGTTGGCGGTCAGGCCCAGCAGCGGCGCGACCTCGGCGGGCGACTGGCCCTCGATCTCGGTGTGCCACAGCACGGTCTGCCAGCGCTCGGGCAGCCGGGCGAACGCCTTCGCGGCCAGCGACCGCTCCAGCCCGGCCACCGCGGTGTCCTTGAACGGCACGCTGGTCGCCTCGGGCGCGACCTCGGCCACGTCGTCGGCCAGTTCGAGCCTGCGGTCCCGCCGGGTCTTGTCGTACGCGGTGTGGCGCAGCGCGGTGAGCAGGTAGGCCCGGAACGCCGAGTCCGGCCCGCGGCCCGCCCGCAGCGCGTCGAGCACCTTGGCGAACGCGTCGGAGACCAGGTCGTCGGCCTCGGCGGACGACCTGGCGAGCTGGCGGGCCAGGTTGTGCGCGGCGGACACGTGCCGTTCGTAGAGCTGCCCGTAGGCGTCGATGTCCCCACCGCGCACGGAGTCGATCAGCTCCGCGTCGCTCGGTCCCTGGACGTCGGCAGGAACGGTCGCCACGTGTCTTCCTCCCTCGCGCGGCGCCAGTCTGACGCACCGGGTAGCTCACCGTCACGCGGAACCCCTCGACCGGGTGGCGCAAATGCCGTCATGGATGAGTCCCGGCGACGTCCCGTGTTCGGAAACCGACGTCGAGGAGGCATCCGGGTGGGTGTTCGGGAAGCGGTCTCACAGCGCTCTGGGCCCGGCGGGTCGCGGGCGCTGCGGTCCAGGTGGCGCACCGCCGCGCTGGCCGCGGGTTGGGCGTTCCCGGCCGACTGGCCGCTGGAAGAGGTGGACGACGTGTGCCGGGCGGTGCTGGGCGGTGGCGACCCGAGCCCGGAGCTGTACCGGCTGGGCGGCGCCCGCGCCGAGGCGGGCGCCGGGCTGGCCGAGACGCTGCTGGACCTGGCGGCGCTGCACGCGGTGCTGGCCGAGCCCGCCGGGTCGACCGGCATCGTCTCGCCGGACGTGGACGCGATCCCGGCGCGGCTGCTGCGCTGCACCGCGCTCGGCTGGGGCGAGGTGATGACCAAGCAGGCCGCGAACTGCTCGGCGGACAACCCGCTGACCGGCCTGGCCACGTCCGCCTACCTGCGCACCAGGCTGCGCGAGGTGTACGCGGAGGCGCGCGCCGCCGGTCGCCAGGAGCACGTGCTGGTGCTGGTGGCGCTGGACCTGACCCGGACGTCCGGGTGGTCGCGCGTGGTGGCGATGACCCTGCTGGCCGACGCGCTGAAGGAGGTGTTCGACGCGGGCGAGACGGTGGCCTCGATCGGGCCGTCGGTGGCCTGCGTGCTGCTGCGCCGCGACCACCGGCTGCCGCGGGCCGTCGCCAACCTGCGGGTGCTCACCGCGGACCGGTTGGCGGTCGACCCGCACGTCGCGCCGACCGGCCCGGCCCGGGTCTGGCTGGAGGAGCTCCCGCCGACCTGCGAGGACGCGGCGGCGTTGGTGGCCGGCTACGGCCGCTGAGTCCCGGCCCGGACGCCGAACCCCTGTCCGGCGTCCGACCGGGTCACGCGGTTACTCGTGGATGATCCAGCGCTGGTCGGCCCGACCCGGCTCACACGGCGCGAGGACCAGCTCCTTGTAGACGCCGTTGTGCGTGATGCACTCACCGGTGTCGCCGGACTCGAACAGCCAGGAGCGGTAGCCGTCGTAGGAGCTGCCCACCCAGCGCTGCTCCTGGGAGCCGTCGCAGTTCCGGCCCGCCAGCTTCCCCCCGATCGAGGTCACGCACCACCCGTAAGCCTTGCTCTTGATGGTGTTGTCATCGGAGATGTGCCACTTCTGGTTGTCCCCACCGTGGTACGGGTGCGGGATGACCGGGAACTCGGGGTCCCACGCCCAGTTGGTCTGGTCCCAGACGTCGCCCTTCCTGGTGTCGCTCTCGATCACCCACTCGTCCTGCGGCGCGTCGGGCGCGGCGGCGAACGAGGTCGGCGCGACGAGCAGCGCCGAGGCGGCCACGGCGACGGCGGCGAGGATTCGACCGAATGACATCCGCTTCTCCTTCGGGGTCGGTTCACGTGCACCGTCGAGTAGAAGCGCTGCGCCGGGACCGCGAGCGGCGAGAACAACCATGGTGGCGGCAGATGACACGGTCCGGTCGGATCGGGCGCCCCGCCGGTCACGGACGCGGAGGACGGGACGCCACACCGTCGCCCACGAGGGTGAACGCCCACGACTTGACAGCTCTCCGAGTGCTCGGGGACAGTGTTCTAGTGTCTTAGTCCAGTAGAACAATTTGGAGGCGCCGGGTGGAGTTCCGCATCGACCGGTCCAGTGGCCTCCCCGCGTACCTCCAGCTCGTGCGCCAGGTGCGGGAGGCGCTGCGCATGGGCTGGCTCGCGCCGGGAGACCGGCTGCCGACGGTCCGCGACGTCGTCGCGAGGAGTGGTGTGAACGCGAACACGGTGCTCAAGGCCTACCGCGAACTGGAGCTGTCCGGCCTGGTCGAGGCGCGCCAGGGCTCCGGCACGTTCGTCAAGGCCGGTCTCGGCTCGACCGAGCCGGAGGTGATGGCGGCGCTCAGGGCGCGGCTGGCCGAGTGGGTGCGCGAGGCGCGCGAGGCCGGGTTGGACACCGAGGACATCGACGCGCTGGTGCGTTCCGTCCTCGCCGAGGGGGAGGGGGTGGCGGTCGCATGACGATCGTCGCGGAGGCCGTGGGCGACACCGCGGTCGCGGTGCGCGCCCGAGGGCTTGGCAAGCGCTACCGCAGCAAGTGGGCGCTGCGCGAATGCGCGTTCGACCTGCCCGCGGGCCGGGTGGCGGCGCTGGTCGGCGCGAACGGCGCGGGCAAGACCACGTTGATGAGCGTCCTGGCCGGGCTCCTCGGCGCCGACGAGGGGTCGGCGACCGCGACGGGCCGGGTGGCGTTCGTGTCGCAGGAGAAGCCGGTCTACCGGCACTTCTCGGCGACCGACGTGCTGCGCCTCGGCGCGCGGCTCAACGTCGTGTGGGACGAGCCGCGGGCCCGCCGCTGGCTGGAGCGCTTCGAGGTCCCGCTGGACAGGGCGTGCGGCAAGCTGTCCGGCGGCCAGCAGGCCCAGGTGGCGTTCGCGCTGGCCCTCGGCTCGCGGCCGGACGTGCTCATGCTGGACGAGCCGCTGGCCAACCTGGACCCGCTGGCCCGCCGGGAGGTGTCCGCCGAGCTGCTGAGCGAGGTCACCGAGACCGGCATGACCGTGCTGCTGTCCACGCACATCGTGGCCGAGCTGTCCGGCGTGGCCGACTACCTGCTGCTCCTCGCGCACGGCCGGCTGCTGGCGGGCGGCGACCTGGACGACCTGCTCACCGGCCACGTCGCCTACACCGGCCCGCGCTCGGACGTGCCGCCCGCGCTGGGCGAGGTCGTCGAGGCCAGGCACACCGCCCACCAGTCGACGTTCCTCATCCGGCTGCCCGAGGGGCGCCCGCGGCCGGTGGTGGCGGGCCAGTGGGTCGAGCGCCCGGTGACGTTGGAGGACTACGTGCTCGCGCAGCTCGAAGCCACCCGGAAGGGGGCCCGCGCATGACCACCACCACCACGACCGGCGTCACGACCGCCGCACCGGTGACCACCCGCGCCCGCGTCGGCTGGGGCGACCTGCTGTGGGTGACCTGGCGGCAGCACCGCTGGATGCTCGCCGGCACGGCCGCCGTCGCCGTCCTGCTCGGCGGCCTGGCGCTGTACCTCGCCCTGCGCGTCGACGCGACCGGCAGCAGCCGCCTGGAGCTGTTCGGCCGGTGGGGCGTCGTCGGCCTCAGCCAGCTGCTCGTCCTGGCGCCGATGGCGTTCGGCCTGGTCGTCGCGGTGTTCTGGGCGGCGCCCCTGCTGTCGCGGGAGTACGAGCAGCGCACGCACGTCGTGGTGTGGAGCCAGGACGTCAGCCCGCTGCGCTGGCTGACCGGCAAGGTCGTGCCGCTCTTCGCGCTCGCCGTCGTGCTCGCCGTCGGCCTGGGGCTGGCGCTGATCAAGCTGATCAACAGCGTCAACGCCGAGTCGGCCGAGTACGTGCCGTTCCGGCCGTTCGACCCGCCCGCGTTCGAGGTGGCGCCGCAGGTGCAGTTCGGGTTCGTGGCGTTCGGCTTCGCGCTCGGGCTGGCGCTCAGTGCGCTCACCCGGCGCACGGTGCTCTCGATGGGGCTCACGCTCGGCGTGTTCGTCGTGGTGCGCGGCCTGGTCGCGGGCGGTTGGCGGCCGTACTACCAGGAGCCGCTGCGCCACGTGGAGCCGTACGCCACGTTCCAGGGCGTGGACCCCGGTGGCCGGGGCGCGTGGACGGTCGACAGCGGCTTCGTCGACGCGGCGGGCAACGAGGCGCCCTACCCCTCCGCCTGCTCGCGCATCGAGGACAACGACTCCTACGCGCAGTGCATGACCGACCACGACGTCCGGTACTTCACCGACTACCACCCGGCCGACCGGCTCGTGCCGTTCCAGTGGTTCGAGTTCGCCGTCTACGCCGTGCTCGCCGCGGCCCTGTTCGCCCTGGCCTTCACCGTGGTGCGCCGGGCGCGCCGGGTCTGACCGGGACCGGGTTCACCGCCGTCACCCGGCGGTGGCCCTGCCGAGGGGGTCCCGCGCGCCCGGGGAGGCGCGCGGGGCTTCCTGCACCGCTGCCCGGAGGCCGGTCCGGAGCATCGCGTTTGTGCAGGTAGGATCACGAAACCGTGGACTCCCGAACCCGCCTCCCCGCCGTCGGCATGATCGGCGGCGGCCAGCTCGCCCGCATGACGCACCAGGCCGCCATCCCGCTCGGCCAGTCGCTGCGGGTGCTCGCCGAGTCGGACGCCGACCCCGCCGCGCTCGTCGCGCGCGACGTGGAGCTGGGCAAGCACACCGACCTGGACGCGCTGCGCGCGTTCGCCAAGTCGTGCGACGTCGTCACGTTCGACCACGAGCACGTGCCGCAGGAGCACCTGCGCGCGCTGGTCGCCGAGGGCGTCAAGGTGTTCCCCGGCCCCGACGCCCTGCTGCACGCGCAGGACAAGCTGGTCATGCGGGTGCGGCTGGCCGAGCTGGGCGTGCCGGTGCCGCCGTTCGCCGCCGTGGCCGAGACGGCCGACGTGCTGAAGTTCGGCGCGCGGCACGGGTGGCCGTGCGTGCTCAAGGCGGTGCGCGGCGGTTACGACGGCCGCGGCGTGTGGATGCTGAACACGCCGCAGAGCGCGCAGCGGGTCGTCCCCGAGCTGCTGGACGCCGGCACGCCGTTGATGGTCGAGCAGTGCGTGCCGATGCACCGCGAGCTGTCCGCGCTGGTCGCGCGCTCGCCGTTCGGCCAGGGCGCCGCGTGGCCGCTGGTGCAGACCGTGCAGCAGGAGGGGATCTGCGTCGAGGTGCTGGCCCCGGCCCCGGACGGGCCCGCCGAGCAGGCGCAGGAGCTGGCCCTGCGGATCGCGGACGAGCTGGGCGTGGTCGGGCTGCTGGCCGTGGAGCTGTTCGAGACGGCGGACGGGCTGGTCGTCAACGAGCTGGCGATGCGCCCGCACAACTCCGGCCACTGGACCATCGAGGGCGCCCGCACGTCGCAGTTCGAGCAGCACCTGCGGGCCGTGCTGGACTACCCGCTCGGCGCGACGGACCTCGTCGCGCCCGCCGTCGTGATGGCCAACGTCCTGGGCGCGTCGTCGCCGCCCGAGATGGGGCCGGACGAGCGGTTGCACCACCTGTTCGCCCGGTTCCCCGACGCCCACGTGCACCTGTACGGCAAGGCGGAGCGGCCGGGGCGCAAGATCGGTCACGTGACGCTGCTCGGCGAGCGGATGGACGAGGTGCGCGAGCGGGCCGGGCTGGCCGCGCACTGGCTGTCCGACGGCGTGTGGCTGGACGGGTACGACATCCACGGGGGGAAGCGGTGACGCAGGTCGGTGTGATCATGGGCAGCGACTCGGACTGGCCGGTGATGAAGGCCGCGGCCGAGGCGCTGGCGGAGTTCGACGTCAGCTACGAGGTGGGCGTGTACTCGGCGCACCGCACGCCGCAGCGGATGCTGGACTACGCGTCGTCGGCCGCGTCGCGCGGGGTCCAGGTGATCATCGCGGGCGCCGGTGGCGCGGC
This genomic window from Saccharothrix sp. HUAS TT1 contains:
- a CDS encoding 5-(carboxyamino)imidazole ribonucleotide synthase encodes the protein MDSRTRLPAVGMIGGGQLARMTHQAAIPLGQSLRVLAESDADPAALVARDVELGKHTDLDALRAFAKSCDVVTFDHEHVPQEHLRALVAEGVKVFPGPDALLHAQDKLVMRVRLAELGVPVPPFAAVAETADVLKFGARHGWPCVLKAVRGGYDGRGVWMLNTPQSAQRVVPELLDAGTPLMVEQCVPMHRELSALVARSPFGQGAAWPLVQTVQQEGICVEVLAPAPDGPAEQAQELALRIADELGVVGLLAVELFETADGLVVNELAMRPHNSGHWTIEGARTSQFEQHLRAVLDYPLGATDLVAPAVVMANVLGASSPPEMGPDERLHHLFARFPDAHVHLYGKAERPGRKIGHVTLLGERMDEVRERAGLAAHWLSDGVWLDGYDIHGGKR
- a CDS encoding sigma-70 family RNA polymerase sigma factor, encoding MATVPADVQGPSDAELIDSVRGGDIDAYGQLYERHVSAAHNLARQLARSSAEADDLVSDAFAKVLDALRAGRGPDSAFRAYLLTALRHTAYDKTRRDRRLELADDVAEVAPEATSVPFKDTAVAGLERSLAAKAFARLPERWQTVLWHTEIEGQSPAEVAPLLGLTANGVSALAYRAREGLKQAYLQVHLAETQAERCRATVDKLGAWTRGGLSKRETTQVEAHLDECTSGCRALAAELADVNGALRGIIAPLVLGVGTTGYLAAAGAGTAKAAAVAAVAGAGGAAGAASSVPRQFLGAAASVAALVVAVVIGLASGDEQEAPAARTAPMTTAQVAPSPSNAPVPPAPETTPEPTPAPTTEPTPPPTAEPAAEPAAEPAAEPAAEPEPEPEPEPEPEPEPQPMPPNLVPVLPSGFALTPGDEPVDLPVTVRNAGETASEPASAALVLPPGVRSVGPAVAFAGDRLVGLDGSTGRQAADRQAVGGQAVGGQAADGRQAGGRLGQFDGSAEQSVMCPAGVGAVTCVTAQGIAPGGTATFVFRLQADPRAITGRITGTVAAGTSLSVSIGLDVEVRPGRDDLDLAVRKWQHGFWEPRLDIRATNTGGRAGDLRLVVETDDHLTLVAPWPGCERSARRVVCEAPLDRGASFRLAVWAFGWPHREGVVRVSATLGTASESVDVPIPRHGHGHDHDHPEVPPTGTPAPPPSTTTTTPPGPTTSTTSPPTKTTEPSTPEQPSTEPPTEPPTEPSTRPPAPVTTTTPTTPPTTTTPPARDEPCRPRPPWLPPLLDILLPDRCDTPS
- a CDS encoding ABC transporter permease; this translates as MTTTTTTGVTTAAPVTTRARVGWGDLLWVTWRQHRWMLAGTAAVAVLLGGLALYLALRVDATGSSRLELFGRWGVVGLSQLLVLAPMAFGLVVAVFWAAPLLSREYEQRTHVVVWSQDVSPLRWLTGKVVPLFALAVVLAVGLGLALIKLINSVNAESAEYVPFRPFDPPAFEVAPQVQFGFVAFGFALGLALSALTRRTVLSMGLTLGVFVVVRGLVAGGWRPYYQEPLRHVEPYATFQGVDPGGRGAWTVDSGFVDAAGNEAPYPSACSRIEDNDSYAQCMTDHDVRYFTDYHPADRLVPFQWFEFAVYAVLAAALFALAFTVVRRARRV
- a CDS encoding GGDEF domain-containing protein; its protein translation is MGVREAVSQRSGPGGSRALRSRWRTAALAAGWAFPADWPLEEVDDVCRAVLGGGDPSPELYRLGGARAEAGAGLAETLLDLAALHAVLAEPAGSTGIVSPDVDAIPARLLRCTALGWGEVMTKQAANCSADNPLTGLATSAYLRTRLREVYAEARAAGRQEHVLVLVALDLTRTSGWSRVVAMTLLADALKEVFDAGETVASIGPSVACVLLRRDHRLPRAVANLRVLTADRLAVDPHVAPTGPARVWLEELPPTCEDAAALVAGYGR
- a CDS encoding ATP-binding cassette domain-containing protein gives rise to the protein MTIVAEAVGDTAVAVRARGLGKRYRSKWALRECAFDLPAGRVAALVGANGAGKTTLMSVLAGLLGADEGSATATGRVAFVSQEKPVYRHFSATDVLRLGARLNVVWDEPRARRWLERFEVPLDRACGKLSGGQQAQVAFALALGSRPDVLMLDEPLANLDPLARREVSAELLSEVTETGMTVLLSTHIVAELSGVADYLLLLAHGRLLAGGDLDDLLTGHVAYTGPRSDVPPALGEVVEARHTAHQSTFLIRLPEGRPRPVVAGQWVERPVTLEDYVLAQLEATRKGARA
- a CDS encoding ricin-type beta-trefoil lectin domain protein, which produces MSFGRILAAVAVAASALLVAPTSFAAAPDAPQDEWVIESDTRKGDVWDQTNWAWDPEFPVIPHPYHGGDNQKWHISDDNTIKSKAYGWCVTSIGGKLAGRNCDGSQEQRWVGSSYDGYRSWLFESGDTGECITHNGVYKELVLAPCEPGRADQRWIIHE
- a CDS encoding GntR family transcriptional regulator, with the translated sequence MEFRIDRSSGLPAYLQLVRQVREALRMGWLAPGDRLPTVRDVVARSGVNANTVLKAYRELELSGLVEARQGSGTFVKAGLGSTEPEVMAALRARLAEWVREAREAGLDTEDIDALVRSVLAEGEGVAVA